The following are encoded together in the Chanodichthys erythropterus isolate Z2021 chromosome 16, ASM2448905v1, whole genome shotgun sequence genome:
- the camk2n1a gene encoding calcium/calmodulin-dependent protein kinase II inhibitor 1a: MSEVLPYGEGKMSGYGGDNDVSQMSFSCGLQDTNSFFGASQAKRPPKLGQIGRAKRVVIEDDRIDEVLKGMTDKSSPGV, translated from the exons ATGTCCGAGGTTCTGCCGTACGGAGAGGGGAAAATGAGCGGATACGGAGGGGACAACGATGTCAGTCAGATGTCCTTCAGCTGCGGGCTGCAGGACACCAACTCGTTCTTCGGAGCGTCGCAAGCGAAAAGACCTCCAAAACTTGGACAGATCGGCAGGGCGAAGAGAG TGGTCATCGAGGACGATCGAATAGATGAGGTGCTGAAAGGCATGACCGACAAATCATCACCGGGCGTTTAA